The Caenorhabditis elegans chromosome I genome includes the window tttctttcacatctttctctcatttttcagaatatttctGTTTCCAATCCCAAAAACACAACACCCCTCTATGTCTCCATTTGGCGAGAACATAATTGAGTGACgcaaagaaattggaaaattgccaattggATGTAGAGAAAACGAGAATGAGATACAGAATGGTGGCTTGAAAATAGGTGGAATTACTCACGGAGAGTAACAGAGTTGTGTTTTATgcactttcagaaaataaaaatgatactggtcttcaaattttttaagtaaattttcgaatttctgctGCATATTCCCCATTAAAAGTTGCATGATTTTGGGAGTATTTTTTGGGAGTATTTCGAAGCTGTACTTTACGGCAAACTAGCCTGAAACtcgccattttttttccaaaattatttgataaaatttaaatttcaacgttAAGTTCTTAGAATCAGATGTTCAAACTACTCATTTTTTAAGTCTGATCAACTCAAAACTTATCGACAATTAGACCTCTATGTATCAGTTTAAGTTATTTCTGTAGTTTTCATTTCGAAGTATGATAGTTTTTGATAGAAACAAATATTAGCATTTCTCTGTTTTACCTGGTGAACTTGCTAGGTGTGCATAAGCATTGgaaaacgttcaaaattcacaaactGTAAAACCTGCACTctataaatttgtaaaaatttcagtcatactACTTTGTTGAAAGTATATCGATTTATATCTTTTATATTGtttgttgttattttaaattatgatcattcttttgtttctaccataaattttaatatttatctCGATTTCCCCGAGTtccgtttcaaaatttcttgtcTCTCGAGCGTTGAGCTCGAAACTGCTCATTAACGTTTTTCACGGCTCTCCGCCTCCTTCTTTTCACAATCCTCAACTACTATTTTCCATCTTTCGTTCTctcttatttttcagttttatgaCTGATAATATGTATAACTGGATGATATGAGTAGGTTATATCTCTGGagtattaattaatttcatgTTACTTAAGAGCCCTTCTTCTTACTTTTCCCCCACATTCTTCACAATCCACCTCCGCGTATACTATTTTCCgtgaatatttttgtgttGGTCTTTATATCATTTTCGCCGTATTTCAGGACATTATAGTTGAGATTTATTAATGGCGTTTAGTTGTTTTGACAAGTTTAGTTACACGTATTGCTATCAATGTATGCATGGACCAGACGGGTAggtcaaacatttttgataagcCAAAATGTAGATTAAGATGCAActgtatttttattattagtaCGGAAACTTATAAAATTCAGGTGTATGGTACCCAGCCGAAATGGAGAAGGAACCGAATTGTATGCACATTCTGAAGAGCTTGAAGCAAAACTGAGAGAGCTTGCCAGGTAAATCAGAacactttcaaaaacaatttttttttgttttacaagCCATGTAGCTTTTGCATTTGTCTTGAAGATTTGTGTTTCTAAATCAGAAGTGAATATcccactttttgatatttcagtcTGGTATTGTATTTTGAGCCGTTAACGTACATTTTATGTTTCAGAAGAGGGCatatggaaattgaaaaagaattaGCATTGGAAAAGAAAACGTATGGATCACATATCAAAATACTCATTCTTGGAGGACCTTTAAGTGGAAAGagtacaatttttaaacaaatgcAGTGAGTTGAAGGTTGTAAGAAAGAACAAAAGtcatgaatgaaaaaaaaaagtttgagatgTAATTTGGAAGATTTTAGCAGTTGGTAATGATATTCGAAGATGTGCATTCAACCAgcaaaataaaatgaattcctattgactttttcaatatttcccaCTATACTCACGAGCtgttcaagttaaaaaaaatttgttatcaTGAAAAATCTGATACTGCAAAAATAGAGAACTTTACCATGTCGAAGCATGTTGGAGTCGCATCTCACCCGCTTCTTCACTCTCTCCCTTCTTGCACCTGCAGCCTTGTGTGAAATTGCCGttcacatgatttttttaaagacggTCAGGCAAGGGAATGGCAGATGCGGGTGTAAAGTAAATAGTACCACGTGGAAGAGCTCGATCACAGCTTTGACATTGCGGACTAATGGTGCACACAACGCCAACGAGATCGGGTACAGTGGCCACATTACGACTTGCAGCCGGTCGTTACGTGCTCATTGCGATTGATGGTTTTGTGATGTGCATATTTGAGCTCACTGAAGGATTGTGCACATTTCAAATCAACTGGTGTACTCAATAgctgcatttttttaatttcagaaccacattaaaataaatgaaagttTGCAATGCGTGACTGGGTTTTGAAACCTGGGGTTACGGCTGGGTTTGGCAaagattttaaatgttttgtaagacttttgaaaataagatgCATGTACATGCGCACAATCTAAACGTatcttttttctcagaattatTCACGTCGACGGGTTCAAAACCGACCAAGAATTAATACAATATAGAGGACTTATTGATAACAATATAAGGGATATATATCTACAATTAATTGCTGGTTCACGTGTAGTTGGTATACCTCTGGATCCAATTGAACATATTACAtatgaaattgatgaaatctATGCTCCAATGTCTGATGCATTTTCTGTTCGGACAATATCAGAACTTTTGGAACCTTTGACAGAGTTTTGGAATTCCAAACAAATTCAGGAGATTTATAAGAGAAGATGCGAGTTCGAGTTATTGGATTCAACTAAATAGTGAGTGATTATAGTATAGTTACAGATAagtaataatataaatttaagtTATTTGGAGAATCTTACACGAATAGCTGACCCAACATATTTACCTAATCAGGAAGATATAGTTCATTCAAGAAAAGCCACGATGAGCATTAACAGCATTGTGTTTGAATACACTGGAGTCTCATTACTGTAAgtctttttttgcttttaatataaatttaaaccATTAAATGAGATGTGGAGAAGTATACATTTAGCGATTTTTATTGTTGAACATACACAATTTCTGGTTTAGCAACATCCtagtgaaactgaaaattttagattttttcctcttttatttcagaatgatTGACGTGGGTGGTCAAAGATCGGAACGAAAGAAATGGTTGCATTTGTTTGATGATGCCAAGGTTGTACTTTTTGTGATTGATTTGACAGGTTATGCGAAAAGATCAGAAGAAAGTCGAATGGAGGTAAAATACttcgaaacttttcagtttaaaatttctagaacttGGATATTGAGAATTGTAACATTTGTATTCAGTTTTTCTGGGCGGTAAAAATTTCCCATGCCAGTTTTTCATTGTGTATAAAAGTATAAGAAATATACCTTCTTCCTCCTATTCGAGGTGGATTGTGCTGCCTCCATTCTCTTTTCCTGTGCCCAGCCTTGTGTGCATTTTGTGAATTATATTCACGTTTTGCTGACTTGGGAGCAGACTGGTAGAATACCTAATAATACTAAATCAGTTCTAAAGACTAtactttcaaagtttcaattaCTCAAGGAAAACATGAGTATAGTCTCAATcagttcaattaaaaaaaacaatgtctAGACATAAAATTCCCAATTGATCATATTTTTACAGCTAagtcgatttccaaaattctttCGAGACGTTGGATCAAATGCCTATGATATGAAAGTTGCACTCAAGATTTTCAATGAAGTTGCAGCAGCAAGTGCATTGGCAAACGctgtatttttattattttttaacaa containing:
- the gpa-14 gene encoding Guanine nucleotide-binding protein alpha-14 subunit (Confirmed by transcript evidence), with the protein product MAFSCFDKFSYTYCYQCMHGPDGCMVPSRNGEGTELYAHSEELEAKLRELARRGHMEIEKELALEKKTYGSHIKILILGGPLSGKSTIFKQMQIIHVDGFKTDQELIQYRGLIDNNIRDIYLQLIAGSRVVGIPLDPIEHITYEIDEIYAPMSDAFSVRTISELLEPLTEFWNSKQIQEIYKRRCEFELLDSTKYYLENLTRIADPTYLPNQEDIVHSRKATMSINSIVFEYTGVSLLMIDVGGQRSERKKWLHLFDDAKVVLFVIDLTGYAKRSEESRMELSRFPKFFRDVGSNAYDMKVALKIFNEVAAASALANAVFLLFFNKVDLFKEILSQVNLQPCFSKFDGENTYEETSKYICEKFIRAASSKKSVFPHFTTATNTENVKLVFRACMESVFKANAKATGLS